A section of the Telopea speciosissima isolate NSW1024214 ecotype Mountain lineage chromosome 3, Tspe_v1, whole genome shotgun sequence genome encodes:
- the LOC122656651 gene encoding zinc finger CCCH domain-containing protein 64, whose amino-acid sequence MATPPRILLCGDVLGRLNQLFKRVSSVNKSTGPFDALLCLGQFFADSSDQLDELLEYVEGRSQLPIPTYFIGDYGIGSAKVLTVASKDPENKGFKMDGLKICENLYWLKGSGKFNLHGLSVVYLSGKQSSVGQPFGTYSQDDVDALRALAEEPGVVDLFLTNEWPSGILNRVNTSEAPPGITDSAGSDPTVSELVAEIKPRYHIAGTKGVFYAREPYSNDNAVHVTRFLGLASVGNKDKQKFIHAISPTPASLMSAGEIHAKPPNTTLSPYSVVEKTLQREETEKRPSGTVSDAQYWRYDVSQKRQRQGNDGEKLCFKFTSSGSCSRGESCNFRHDIDAREQYSKNVCFDFLNKGKCERGPDCNFRHSLADEGESFSHKRHRSDNTDRSKDCWFCLSSPKVESHLILSVGENYYCALAKGPLSRDHVLIIPIEHMPHTLSLAPETDTELIRFKNALKRYFKTQGNEVVFFEWIFKHGTHANLQAIPIPLSKASSIQDCFISAAEKLGFEFEVMNSNNNISEGRELLRSHFDGRLSFFYVELPDGTILSHSVKDKEKFPVQFGREVLAGLLNVMDKADWRNCKLSKDDEMKMAGGFKNRFEEFDPTS is encoded by the exons ATGGCAACTCCTCCAAGGATTCTACTATGCGGAGATGTTCTAGGTCGCCTCAATCAGCTATTTAAGCGAGTCTCATCG GTGAACAAATCAACCGGCCCATTCGATGCGCTTCTCTGCCTGGGACAGTTCTTTGCTGATTCCTCCGATCAGCTCGATGAGCTCTTGGAGTACGTCGAAGGACGTTCCCAACTCCCTATCCCAACTTACTTCATCGGTGATTACGGCATTGGTTCTGCAAAGGTCCTCACTGTTGCTTCAAAGGATCCAGAGAATAAAGGTTTCAAGATGGATGGGTTGAAGATATGTGAGAACTTATACTGGCTCAAAGGGAGTGGGAAGTTCAACCTCCATG GATTATCTGTGGTCTACTTATCGGGCAAACAATCGTCAGTTGGTCAACCCTTTGGAACTTATAGTCAAGACGACGTTGATGCGTTACGAGCTTTGGCTGAAGAGCCTGGGGTAGTTGATCTGTTTCTGAC TAATGAATGGCCCAGTGGAATTTTGAACAGGGTTAATACATCCGAAGCTCCACCTGGAATTACAGATTCAGCTGGTAGTGATCCCACTGTATCAGAGCTAGTTGCTGAGATCAAGCCTCG CTATCATATTGCAGGTACTAAAGGTGTGTTTTATGCACGTGAGCCCTACTCTAATGATAACGCTGTCCATGTAACTCGCTTCTTGGGTCTTGCATCAGTTGGAAATAAGGATAAACAG AAATTTATTCATGCAATTTCTCCTACTCCAGCATCTCTCATGTCTGCGGGTGAGATCCATGCAAAGCCGCCAAATACAACCTTATCTCCATATTCAGTTGTAGAGAAAACACTTCAGCGTGAGGAAACTGAAAAGCGACCAAGCGGCACTGTTTCAGACGCACAATATTGGCGGTATGATGTCTCCCAAAAGCGGCAAAGACAGGGAAATGATGGTGAGAAGCTTTGTTTCAAATTTACATCTTCAGGGTCTTGTTCACGAGGCGAAAGCTGTAACTTTCGGCatgacattgatgcaagagagCAATATTCGAAAAATGTTTGCTTTGATTTCCTTAACAAAGGAAAATGTGAACGTGGTCCCGATTGCAACTTTAGGCATAGCTTAGCTGATGAGGGTGAGAGCTTTTCTCACAAGAGACATAGGTCTGACAACACTGACAG GTCAAAAGATTGCTGGTTTTGTTTGTCCAGCCCCAAAGTGGAGTCACATCTTATCCTAAGTGTGGGAGAAAATTACTACTGCGCTCTAGCTAAAGGCCCACTAAGTCGAGATCATGTACTAATAATACCGATTGAGCACATGCCCCATACTCTTTCTCTGGCTCCAGAAACAGATACAGAATTAATAAGATTCAAAAATGCTTTGAAGAGGTATTTCAAGACCCAAGGCAATGAAGTAGTTTTCTTTGAGTGGATTTTCAAGCATGGTACTCATGCTAATCTTCAg GCTATTCCCATTCCTTTGTCAAAGGCATCTTCTATTCAAGATTGTTTCATTTCAGCTGCTGAAAAGTTGggatttgaatttgaagtcatGAATTCGA ACAATAATATTTCTGAAGGAAGAGAACTACTTAGGTCACATTTTGATGGAAGGTTGAGTTTCTTCTATGTGGAACTTCCAGATGGTACAATACTATCACATTCTGTCAAGGATAAGGAGAAATTTCCAGTCCAATTCGGACGTGAG GTTCTTGCTGGTTTGTTGAATGTCATGGATAAGGCTGATTGGAGGAATTGTAAGCTTAGCAAAGATGATGAAATGAAGATGGCCGGAGGTTTCAAGAATCGGTTTGAGGAATTTGATCCTACTTCTTGA